The sequence TGAAGTTCTCCCACAGCACCTTGCGCTTGAGGGTGAATGGGTCTCCCCCAATCCGGTTGGGGAAGTCCTCCGTGGTGACGCCCGAGCGGAAGCCGTTGGCCGACAGCACGCGGATGACCTCGTCCGAGTACCAGCCGTTGCAGTAGGCGAAGTCGCGCACGGTGATGCCCACCTCGCGCTCAATCGTGCGCTTGGACTCCAGAATCTCGCGCTCCACCACCTCCTGCGGCTCCAGGGTGAGCACGGTGTGGCCCAGCGTGTGCGCGCCGAACTCGAAGCCGTCCTGCGCCATGCGGCGCACCTCGTCCCAGTTCATGACGTCGCCCTGCTCCGGCACCAGGTCCGCCCCACCGCCGAGCTGCTTCTCCAGCGCGTCGATGATGTCCGTGAGCACGCGCGTGGGGTGCTCGCCGATGAAGTCGTCCAGCGCGGCCGACACCGTCTTCTGCCCGGAGAGAATGGGCCCGAGCAGCTCCAGCGACGCCGCGGGCAGCGCGTCGTACAGCGGACGGAAGCGGCGCTCCTGCACGCGGCGCAGCAGATGGAACAGCCGGTCATGATTGAAGCGCTTGTCCGTGCCGATGAAGGCCGTGGGCAGATAGGTGATGGCCGGAACGCCCATCTGCTTCAGCACCGGATACGCGTACCGGTACACGTCGCGGTAGCCGTCGTCGAAGGTGACGACGCACAGGTCCTTCCTCGCCGTGCGCCGGCCCGCCATGACGTCCACCGCGTCACCGATGGAGGTCAGCTCGTAGCCCGCGGCGTGCGCCTCCTCCAGGTGCTTGCGGAACGTCTCCTGCGAGATGAGCAGCCCGGGGATGGAGCGCTGGAGCTCCCCGGTGAAGTCGCTCACCACGCGGTGGTAGCTGACGATGAGGATGCGCCGCCCGCCAGACTGGGCGCGACGCCAGGCCGCCATCGCCTTGCGCAGTCCGCTGTAGTGCATCACTCCCGCCGCCGCCGCCTTGACTGCCCTGCGTGCCACCATTCCCGTACCCATCACGCCCTCCGCGCGGAGAAACTTCCTCCCGCCCGACTCCTCCCTTTCTCGGGAAGAGAACCCACGCCGCGCCTGTGCAGGGGGGATGCCATGCCAAAGGTAGGCACCACGACGGCCCCGGCAGAGGAGAAGCCCGGGAGCGCAGGGAAGCTGCCGGGCGGTGGACACGCCCTCCGGTGGAAACCCGACGGAACGCACGGGCACCTCTCACCACATGAGGGGGAAAAGGTTTCCCGCCCGGGGGCCCGCTCCTTCACTGACCGGCCGTCCCTCCGGGTTTCACTGGAGGACATTTCCATTTCCGGATACGAACGACGGCGCCAATGCCCTCCCCTTCCGCCCCCGCGCTCGCGCTGCACGACGTGAGCAAGCGCTATGGGCGCCGCTGGGCCCTGGCGCGTCTCACCTACGCGCTCCCCGCCGGCCGCTCCCTGCTGCTCACCGGACACAATGGCTCCGGGAAGACGACCCTCCTGCGCCTCGTGGCCACCGCGCTCAGCCCCACCGCGGGCCGCGTGGAAGTCCTGGGCCGCGACGCGGTGACGGACAGGGAAGGGGTGCGCCGCGACGTGGCGCTCCTGTCACACGCCAGCTTCCTCTACGAGGACCTCACCGCGCTCCAGAACCTCACCATCCTGGCGCGGCTGCTCGGCATCCCCTCCCCGGAGGACGCCGCGGGCGCGCTGCTCACCCGCGTGGGCCTCACCCGCCGCACGGACAGCCCGGTGCGCGGCTTCAGCGCCGGCATGCGCAAGCGGCTCGCCATCGCCCGGCTCCTCATGAAGACGCCGGCCATCGCCCTGTTGGACGAGCCCTTCGGTGAGCTGGACCCGCAGGGCATCCGCGACATGGAGGGCATCATCGCGGAGCTCAAGGCCAGCGGTGCCACCGTCGTCCTCGCCACGCACCTCGTCGAACAGGGCATGACACTCTGCGAGGAGCGCCTGCACCTCCAGGACGGACGGGCGGTGGCCGCATGAGCACGCCTCCCCGCCCCCGGCCCATCGGCCTCGTCGCCGCCACGGTGGCGCTGCTGCGCAAGGACCTGCTCATCGAGTGGCGCACCCGCGCGCGCCTCAACGCCATCATCTTCTTCGCGCTGGCCACGCTGCTGATGTTCTCCTTCGCGCTCGGGCCGGACACGAAGCTCCTGGAGAAGAACGCGGGGGGCTACTACTGGCTGGCCATCCTGTTCGCCAGCGTGCTCTCGCTGGGCGAGTCCTTCCGCGTCGAGGCGGAGAACGCGTGCCTGGACGGCGTGCGGCTCGCGCCCGCGGACGCCCGCGCCATCTTCCTGTCCAAGGCCCTGGGCAACACCCTGCTCCTCACGGCCCTGGGCGCCCTCATCTTCCCCGTCATGGTGGCCCTGTTCGGCGTGCGCATCGCCACCAGCGCCGGGGACTGGGCCCTCATCCTCCTGCTCGGCTGTCTGGCCCTCAGTGCGCCGGGCACTGTCTACGCCGCGATTTCCAGCAACGCCCGGGCACGGGACGTGTTGCTGCCTCTGCTATTGTTCCCGCTCGTCATTCCGGCCCTCCTCTCCGCAGCCAAGGCGACGACCCTCGTCCTGCAGGGTGACCCCATGAATCAGTTAAGCTCATGGCTGGGGCTTCTGGGCGGGTTCAATCTGATTTACTGGGGCGTAGGCTTCCTGCTGTTCCCGCGCATCATCGAGGACTGAGCGATGAACAAGTTCGTCAAGTTTGGCCTGCCGCTGCTGGCCCTGGGCCTGCTCGGCGCGGGCTGGTGGCTGGGCCTGGCCTGGGCGCCGCCGGACCGGGAGATGGGTGACGTCCAGCGCATCATGTACGTCCACGTGCCGCTCCAGTGGATGGCCATGGTGATGATGCTCGTCAACTTCATTGCAGCAGTCACCTACCTGCTGAAGAGCCAGGCGAGCTGGGCGCTGGACTCCACGGCGGAGGCAGCCGCGGAAGTGGGCCTGCTCCTGGGCACCGCGGGCATGATTACCGGTGCCATCTGGGGCCGGCCGACGTGGGGCGTCTACTGGTCCTGGGACCCGCGCCTGACGTCCGAGGCCATCATGCTGGTGACGTACGCCGGCTACCTCGTGCTGCGGCGCTTCGTGGAGGACCCGGACAAGCGCGCCACGTGGAGCGCGGTGGTGGCCATCATCGGCGCCATCAACCTGCCGATTGTGTGGTTCTCCGTGCGCTGGTGGCGCAGCCTGCACCAGGTGCAGTCCAGCCCGAAGACGGTGGACCCGCAGATGGTGATTCCGCTGCGCGTGGCCGCCTTCGGCATGCTGGCCCTCACCCTCTTCTTCCTCATCATCCGCTACCGCCAGGCCCTGGCCGAGCGCCGCGCCGAGGTGGCCCTCCCGGACGCGCTGCCCGGCGACCCGTCCTCGCCCCTGGCCCACAACCCCTCGAAGGTGGCCTGAACATGGCAACGCTCTCGTCTCTCATGGTCCTGGCGCAGCTGGCCCCGGGACAGGTGGGCAGCGGCCGCATCCAGGGTGGGTGGGGCTATGTCTGGGCCTGCTACGGAATTACGCTCGGCCTGCTGGCCCTCTACGCACTGTCGCTCTGGGTTCGCCGGCCCGGTGCCTCGCCCGACGCGAAGGAGTAATGCCATGACGCCCGTCGCCCGCAACCGCCTCATCGCCCTCGGGGCCCTGCTCGTGGCCGGTGCCGGCCTGGCCTTCGTGGCCTTTGGCGGCATCGGAGAGAACCTCGTCTACTACTGGAGCCCCTCGGAGATGCTGGGCCAGGGAGAGAAGGCCTACACGGCCACCATCCGCCTGGGCGGCGTGGTGCAGCCGGGCAGCATCCAGTGGAACGCGGAGCACACCACGCTCCACTTCCGCGTGGCGGACAACAACAAGGAGGGCGCGGCCAGCGTGCTGGTGCGCTCCACCGAGACGCCCCCGCAGATGTTCCGCGACAAGATTGGCGTCGTCGTGGAGGGCACCTATGACGCGTCCGGCGTCTTCAGCTCCAACCGGCTGATGGTGAACCACTCCAACGAGTACCGCGCCCCCAAGGAGGGCGAGGACCCGAACAAGTGGCGGGAGACGCTGTCCGACGCCACGACGGCCACCACGGGGGCGCCGCGGTGAACGGCACGATTGGAAACGGCCTGGTGCTGGGCGGGCTCGCCTTCGCCGCCTTCGGCGCGATTGTGGGCCTGGCGAGCGGGCTGCGCCGCAGCGAGACGGGCTACCCGTGGGTGCTGCGCGCGGTGTGGGGCTTCGCCGCCTGCATGATTGGCGCGAACCTCACCATGGTGCACGCGCTCGTCACCAACGACTTCAGCGTGAAGTACGTGACGCAGGTGGGCAGCCTCGACACGCCGCTGCTCTACAAGGTGGTGTCGCTGTGGAGCGCCCTGGAGGGGTCCATCCTCTTCTGGGGCCTCATCATGGGCAGCTACATCGCCGCCTTCGCGCTCATCCACCGGCGCGAGCACGCGCGGTACATGCAACTGGCGCTGGGAACCATGCTGGCGGTGGGCGTCTTCTTCGCCTTCCTCATCGCCGGCCCGGCCAACCCCTGGGGCGCCGTGTTCCCCGTCCCCGCGGACGGCCCCGGCCCCAACCCGCTGCTGCAGAACCACATCCTCATGGTCATCCACCCCCCCATGCTCTACATGGGCTACGTGGGCATGACGGTGCCCTTCGGCGTCGCGGTGGCGGGCCTGCTTCGCGGCGAGATTGGCGAGGCGTGGATGGCGCCCTTGCGTCGCTGGACGCTGGTGGCGTGGATCTTCCTCTCCGTCGGCATCATCCTCGGCGCGTGGTGGGCCTATGCCGTCCTCGGCTGGGGCGGCTACTGGGCGTGGGACCCGGTGGAGAACGCGTCCTTCCTGCCGTGGCTGACCGCGACGGCGTTCATGCACTCCACCATGGTGCAGGAGCGCAAGCGGATGCTGAAGCTGTGGACGCTCAGCCTCGCGCTCGCGTCCTTCGTGCTCACGATTCTGGGCACGTTCATGACCCGCTCCGGCATCTTCAACTCGGTGCACTCCTTCACCCAGTCGGACATCGGGCCCACGTTCCTGGTGTTCCTCGGCATCCTGCTGGTGACGTGCATCGGCCTCTTGGCCTCGCGCGGCCACCTGCTGGTGCCGGAGGGCCGGCTGAGCTCGGCGCTGTCGCGTGAGACGAGCATCCTGGTGAACAACCTGGTGTTCGTGGCCATCACCTTCACGGTGCTCCTGGGCACGGTGTACCCGCTGGTGTCGGAAGCGGTGCGCGGTGTCCGCGTCAGCGTGGGTGAGCCGTACTTCAACAAGATGGCGGTGCCCGGCGGCATCGCCGTGCTCTTCCTGATGGGCGTGGGCCCCATGCTTCCTTGGGGCACGCCGGACAAGGCCACGCTGCGGCGCCAGTTCATCATCCCCGCGGTGGTGGGGCTGGTGGTGACGGCGGCCTGCTACGCGGCGGGGCTGCGCGGCGTGTACCCGCTCCTGACGTTCGGCCTCGCGGGCTTCGTCACCGTCATCACCCTGCGCGAGTTGGTGGCGCCGGTGCGGGTGCGCATGTCCGAGCGCAAGGAGGGCCTCGTCACCGCGGTGGTGACGAGCGCCACCAAGGCGCAGCGCCGCTTCGGCGGCTACGTGGTGCACCTGGGCATCGTGCTCATCATCGTCGCGGTGGCCGCGTCGTCGTCGTACGTGAAGCACACGTCCGGCACGGTGCGGAAGGGCGAGAACCTGGAATTGGGCGGCTACCAGATGAAGTACCTGGGGCTGGTCAGCGGCGAGGAGCCGCACCGCACCTTCGTGGCGGCGCGGCTGCAAGTCACGGCGCCCAACGGCAAGGAGTCCGAGCAGCGCCCGCGCCTCAACTACTACGAGCGCAGCACGGACCCCATCGGCACCCCGGCGGTGCGCGAGACGCCGGCCGAGGACCTCTACATCTCCATGATGGCCTTCTCCGAGCAGGCCGGCACGGCGAGCTTCAACGTCTGGGTCTTCCCGCTGGTGGGGTGGATCTGGTGGAGCATCCCCCTGCTGGTGCTGGGCACGCTCATCGCCATCTGGCCGCGCCGCAAGGCGGCGGTGGCGGTGTCGCCCGCGGCGGACCTGGGCGCGTCGCCTCCGCTGGCCGGTGGTGGCGCGGAGCGGGGGGCGGCCTGACATGGGACGCTGGCGCTATACCCTGGGCTTCGTGGCCCTGAGCGTGGCCCTCCTGGTGGTCCTCTACAAGGGCTTCGGGAGAGACCCGCACGAGGTGCCCTTCATGCTGAAGGGCAAGCCCGCTCCGGCCTTCGCGCTGCGTGCGCTGGACAGCGGCGAGCGCGTCAGCCTGGCGGACCTCAAGGGCCGCCCGGTGGTCATCAACTTCTGGGCGTCCTGGTGCGGCCCGTGCCAGATGGAGCACCCGGTGCTCGACTGGGGCGCGCGCGAGTTCGGCTCCAAGGCCGTCTTCCTCGGCGTCGTCTTCGAGGACACCGAGGACAACGCGCGCGGCTTCCTCCAGCGGCACGGGGCCAGCTTCCCGCAGTTGATGGACCCGCGCTCGCGCATGGCGGTGGACTACGGCGTGGCGGGCGTGCCGGAGACGTACTTCATCGACCCGAGCGGCATCATCCGGGGCAAGCACGTGGGGCCCATCGACCCGCAGACGCTGGCCCTGCGCATCCGCGAGCTGACGGGAGAGGCCCCCGCCGCTCCCGCCGAGGCGACGCGCTAGCAACCCCGATTCGACGAGGTGGGACGCATGCGGTGCCCGGAGTGCGGCGAAGCCTCGGATGCGCGGCTGAAGTACTGCGAGCACTGCGGCGCGAAGATGCCGGAGCGGCCCCAGGCCACCGGCGCGCGCCCCGCGGTGCGCCCCCAGCGCCCCAGCCGTGCGGCGTCGGAGCCGGCCTACGCGAAGGAAATCCTCGACGAGGTGGAGGAGCACTCGCGGCCCTACGCCGTCAACGAGGAGGCGCCCGAGCTGCCGCCGGAGGACCAGACGGACCCCGGGCGCTCCCGCCCGCCGTATGACGGCCCGAAGTGGCTGGAGCACGTGCCCGCGCACTCGCCCACGGTGGCGGGCGTGGGGCTCTTGGCGCTGGCGCTGGTGCTGTCCGTGCTCCCCTTCTTCGCCGACGCGGGCGTGCCGGGCTCGCTGCTGGCGCTGGTGGCCGGCGCAGTGCTGGTGGCGCGCGAGCTGCGCGAGGCCGGCCAGGCGCACGACTTCACCGAGCGCGTGCCGGAGGTGCTGCTGCGCCCCGAGTCCGCGGCGGCCGCCATGGCGGTGCTCGCGGCCATCGCCGTGCGGATGCTGGGCTTCGGCCTCATGCCGCTGTTGTGGCTTTCGGGCGTGGGGCTCATCGCGTGGGACCAGTGGCCCAAGGTGGTGGCGCGCGAGGACGGCGTGGCCCCGTACTTCGAGCCGCGCCGGCTGCTGAGGATGCCGCGGGTGGTGGCGCTGGGCGGCGCGGCGTTGTGCCTGCTGTGCCTCTTCGCGCCGTGGGCGACGGTGCGCTCGGAGCTGGGGCCGCTGCCCGGCAATGCGCCGGTGCCCCAGGGCCCTCCGGAGCTGCGCGTCGTCCACACGGTGCGCCCGTCGGATGACGTGCTCTACGCGCGGGGCGCCGACGCCACGCTGATGTCCGGATGGGATTTGCCGGGGGCGGTGCTGGTGGAGCTGGCGCTGCTCGTGGTGCTGGCGATGCTGGCGCTGCGCCCCGAGGTGGAGCGCCCGTCGTGGGCGCGCTTCGTGCCCGCGGGCGCGGTGGGCTTCTGCCTTCTCTGGGTGGTGCTGAACATGCGCCTCATGCTCGGCCCCATCGCCTTCATCGTGGGCCTGGGCGCGGTGGGCATGCTCGCCGCCCGCGCGTGGAGCGGCGTGGAGGAAGAGGAGCCACCGCCGCCCACCGACTTCGACTCCGACTCCGACTCCCCGGACTTCGACGAGTCGGAGGCGGGGTAGCTCTCGCATCACATCCCGCGCCGGACTACGGCGTGGTGAACTGCGTCAGCCAGTTGAGGTTGGTGCGCAGCGACCACGGGGCGGTGCCGCTGCGCCAAGTGGAGTCCAGCGCGAGGCCCACGCAGGAGCCGTAGCGCATGTAGCAGTGGTCCGCCTGGAGGTCGGCGACCTGCAGGTCGTCGATGATGTACCAGCCGCTGCCGTTGCTCTGGAGGCACGACGTGCCGAGCGGGCACGAGTAGCCCGTCATCTGCGTGCTCTGGCTGCGCACCGCGGACTCGGTGGGGCCGACGAAGACGTCCTGCTCGCCGTTGATGATGCGCAGGCGGTTGCTGGGCAGGGTGCGGTTGCCGTTCGCCACGCAGGAGCTCAAGTCGTAGATGGAGTACTGGACGCCGCAGCCCAGGCCGTAGGCGGCGCGAACGCGCGAGTCGTAGTTGTTGGCCAGCACCGCCATGATGGAGCCCTGGCTGAAGCCCGCCACGACGATTCCCTTGGAGCAGTCCGCCTTGGCGCGCGAGCACAGGCGGCCCACGGCGCTGCTGGCGCGGCTGCCGTCGTAGATGCACTTCGCGCGGCTCTCGAGCGTGGAGCAGGAGCCGAAGGTGGCGTTGTCATATTCGACGGTGGCCGCGACGTAGCCACGGGCCGCCATCTCCGACACGGCCGCCAGCGCGGACTCATGCGCATACGGCTCCGTGGTGCCCACCGTGTAGATGAACACCGGGTACTTGCCCGACGCCGCCGGCTCCTGGCCGCGGAGGTTGTACGTCGTCCCGCAAATCAGGCCGCTGCCGCCGGAGTACGTCGCCGTGAAGCTGCTCAGCGACTGTGCGCCAGCAGAAGACGACCACACCAGGGCCAGGCACACGCCAAGAAGGAAGCTCGGACCAACCGTCTTCATGACTGCTCCTCGTTTGTTGGGGGTTCACCGCCGCACGCTACTGAAACAGCTGTAAACCCATGTGGCGATGTTTGTCTATACAATTTAATTAGGGAAGGCGGCTTTTTCTCGTTTGGTTCCGCAATGCGAAACATTGCTGACGCCCCGGTTCTGCGAGGCGAAACCTCGCCACTCCGGGGTTCTGCAATGCGAAACAACGACGCGGCGGATTCCGCGAGGCGAAACATTCAAATGTGAAAGTCATTGAGCACCCGGGGCGAGGAACGGGTCTGCGAGACGCGTCGTCCGTTCACGGGTTGCAGCCGACCTCACCCGGTCGCTCCATGAGCGCGCGCCCCCAGTCCCTCCGCCAACTGGCCGTCTTGAAGAATTCGACCTGAGACTGAGCGCTCACGGGCTACGCGCGTCCGCCAGCGATCAATCCCGTGGGACGACTGGCCGGCCCGGCGTCGCCTCAGCGACCCGGGAGGTTGAGTTTCGTCAACCCAACCAACACTCCGCGCACTTTGCAGAATTTTGACTGCACGGGCGCCCGCGGGCTTCGCGTACCTTGGCGCCGCTCATCACCACGGTACAGGCACCATCGCGAGTCCAGGCACGGGGGAGCGCGGCATGGTTGGCCCGAGGACGGCACCCATACGGACGGGTAGCACCAGCACATTCACGCTGAAGCAGAAGCGCCTGCACCTCGTCCTGTTGGACCCACGAGAGGCGCCCTACGCCGGCCAGGAGTACGTACTAACCGTAGGGAGAACAGAACATCGTGGCCGCACCGCCGCGGACGGCTCGCTCTCGCACGAAGTGCCGGGCCTGCCGTCGGGTGAGCTGGTGCTGACGCTGCCACCCTCCAAGGTGTCCGCCGTGCCCGAGGAGCCCGCGCCAGTGGCTCCACCTGGAGCGCCACCGCCCTACCCGCCTCCGGTCCGCGACGCGGACTTCGCGGACGGAACCCCGGCCCTCGCGTC comes from Pyxidicoccus parkwaysis and encodes:
- the exoL gene encoding spore coat polysaccharide deacetylase ExoL, with the translated sequence MAAWRRAQSGGRRILIVSYHRVVSDFTGELQRSIPGLLISQETFRKHLEEAHAAGYELTSIGDAVDVMAGRRTARKDLCVVTFDDGYRDVYRYAYPVLKQMGVPAITYLPTAFIGTDKRFNHDRLFHLLRRVQERRFRPLYDALPAASLELLGPILSGQKTVSAALDDFIGEHPTRVLTDIIDALEKQLGGGADLVPEQGDVMNWDEVRRMAQDGFEFGAHTLGHTVLTLEPQEVVEREILESKRTIEREVGITVRDFAYCNGWYSDEVIRVLSANGFRSGVTTEDFPNRIGGDPFTLKRKVLWENFSLGMTGDYSSSLTACQFDDCFGVLGMSHPVPGRRPHHIISSAMANSILGSEAAASPVKEVP
- the ccmA gene encoding heme ABC exporter ATP-binding protein CcmA gives rise to the protein MPSPSAPALALHDVSKRYGRRWALARLTYALPAGRSLLLTGHNGSGKTTLLRLVATALSPTAGRVEVLGRDAVTDREGVRRDVALLSHASFLYEDLTALQNLTILARLLGIPSPEDAAGALLTRVGLTRRTDSPVRGFSAGMRKRLAIARLLMKTPAIALLDEPFGELDPQGIRDMEGIIAELKASGATVVLATHLVEQGMTLCEERLHLQDGRAVAA
- a CDS encoding heme exporter protein CcmB, with the translated sequence MSTPPRPRPIGLVAATVALLRKDLLIEWRTRARLNAIIFFALATLLMFSFALGPDTKLLEKNAGGYYWLAILFASVLSLGESFRVEAENACLDGVRLAPADARAIFLSKALGNTLLLTALGALIFPVMVALFGVRIATSAGDWALILLLGCLALSAPGTVYAAISSNARARDVLLPLLLFPLVIPALLSAAKATTLVLQGDPMNQLSSWLGLLGGFNLIYWGVGFLLFPRIIED
- the ccsA gene encoding cytochrome c biogenesis protein CcsA; translation: MNKFVKFGLPLLALGLLGAGWWLGLAWAPPDREMGDVQRIMYVHVPLQWMAMVMMLVNFIAAVTYLLKSQASWALDSTAEAAAEVGLLLGTAGMITGAIWGRPTWGVYWSWDPRLTSEAIMLVTYAGYLVLRRFVEDPDKRATWSAVVAIIGAINLPIVWFSVRWWRSLHQVQSSPKTVDPQMVIPLRVAAFGMLALTLFFLIIRYRQALAERRAEVALPDALPGDPSSPLAHNPSKVA
- a CDS encoding cytochrome c maturation protein CcmE; its protein translation is MTPVARNRLIALGALLVAGAGLAFVAFGGIGENLVYYWSPSEMLGQGEKAYTATIRLGGVVQPGSIQWNAEHTTLHFRVADNNKEGAASVLVRSTETPPQMFRDKIGVVVEGTYDASGVFSSNRLMVNHSNEYRAPKEGEDPNKWRETLSDATTATTGAPR
- a CDS encoding heme lyase CcmF/NrfE family subunit — its product is MNGTIGNGLVLGGLAFAAFGAIVGLASGLRRSETGYPWVLRAVWGFAACMIGANLTMVHALVTNDFSVKYVTQVGSLDTPLLYKVVSLWSALEGSILFWGLIMGSYIAAFALIHRREHARYMQLALGTMLAVGVFFAFLIAGPANPWGAVFPVPADGPGPNPLLQNHILMVIHPPMLYMGYVGMTVPFGVAVAGLLRGEIGEAWMAPLRRWTLVAWIFLSVGIILGAWWAYAVLGWGGYWAWDPVENASFLPWLTATAFMHSTMVQERKRMLKLWTLSLALASFVLTILGTFMTRSGIFNSVHSFTQSDIGPTFLVFLGILLVTCIGLLASRGHLLVPEGRLSSALSRETSILVNNLVFVAITFTVLLGTVYPLVSEAVRGVRVSVGEPYFNKMAVPGGIAVLFLMGVGPMLPWGTPDKATLRRQFIIPAVVGLVVTAACYAAGLRGVYPLLTFGLAGFVTVITLRELVAPVRVRMSERKEGLVTAVVTSATKAQRRFGGYVVHLGIVLIIVAVAASSSYVKHTSGTVRKGENLELGGYQMKYLGLVSGEEPHRTFVAARLQVTAPNGKESEQRPRLNYYERSTDPIGTPAVRETPAEDLYISMMAFSEQAGTASFNVWVFPLVGWIWWSIPLLVLGTLIAIWPRRKAAVAVSPAADLGASPPLAGGGAERGAA
- a CDS encoding TlpA family protein disulfide reductase, translating into MGRWRYTLGFVALSVALLVVLYKGFGRDPHEVPFMLKGKPAPAFALRALDSGERVSLADLKGRPVVINFWASWCGPCQMEHPVLDWGAREFGSKAVFLGVVFEDTEDNARGFLQRHGASFPQLMDPRSRMAVDYGVAGVPETYFIDPSGIIRGKHVGPIDPQTLALRIRELTGEAPAAPAEATR
- a CDS encoding zinc ribbon domain-containing protein → MRCPECGEASDARLKYCEHCGAKMPERPQATGARPAVRPQRPSRAASEPAYAKEILDEVEEHSRPYAVNEEAPELPPEDQTDPGRSRPPYDGPKWLEHVPAHSPTVAGVGLLALALVLSVLPFFADAGVPGSLLALVAGAVLVARELREAGQAHDFTERVPEVLLRPESAAAAMAVLAAIAVRMLGFGLMPLLWLSGVGLIAWDQWPKVVAREDGVAPYFEPRRLLRMPRVVALGGAALCLLCLFAPWATVRSELGPLPGNAPVPQGPPELRVVHTVRPSDDVLYARGADATLMSGWDLPGAVLVELALLVVLAMLALRPEVERPSWARFVPAGAVGFCLLWVVLNMRLMLGPIAFIVGLGAVGMLAARAWSGVEEEEPPPPTDFDSDSDSPDFDESEAG
- a CDS encoding alpha/beta hydrolase family protein — encoded protein: MKTVGPSFLLGVCLALVWSSSAGAQSLSSFTATYSGGSGLICGTTYNLRGQEPAASGKYPVFIYTVGTTEPYAHESALAAVSEMAARGYVAATVEYDNATFGSCSTLESRAKCIYDGSRASSAVGRLCSRAKADCSKGIVVAGFSQGSIMAVLANNYDSRVRAAYGLGCGVQYSIYDLSSCVANGNRTLPSNRLRIINGEQDVFVGPTESAVRSQSTQMTGYSCPLGTSCLQSNGSGWYIIDDLQVADLQADHCYMRYGSCVGLALDSTWRSGTAPWSLRTNLNWLTQFTTP
- a CDS encoding peptidoglycan-binding domain-containing protein, coding for MVGPRTAPIRTGSTSTFTLKQKRLHLVLLDPREAPYAGQEYVLTVGRTEHRGRTAADGSLSHEVPGLPSGELVLTLPPSKVSAVPEEPAPVAPPGAPPPYPPPVRDADFADGTPALASEPLTLCWTLHLQPLPSFDADAVRAAQERLHNLGFSTDGERGLLGPRTRAAVRAFQHSLGLPETGQLADVQQELIRQHDA